A region from the Ctenopharyngodon idella isolate HZGC_01 chromosome 13, HZGC01, whole genome shotgun sequence genome encodes:
- the calm2a gene encoding calmodulin 2a (phosphorylase kinase, delta) translates to MADQLTEEQIAEFKEAFSLFDKDGDGTITTKELGTVMRSLGQNPTEAELQDMINEVDADGNGTIDFPEFLTMMARKMKDTDSEEEIREAFRVFDKDGNGYISAAELRHVMTNLGEKLTDEEVDEMIREADIDGDGQVNYEEFVQMMTAK, encoded by the exons ATG GCTGACCAGTTGACAGAAGAACAGATTGCCG AATTCAAAGAGGCTTTCTCACTCTTCGACAAAGATGGCGACGGCACCATCACAACAAAAGAGCTGGGCACTGTCATGCGCTCGCTCGGACAGAACCCAACAGAGGCTGAGCTGCAAGACATGATCAATGAAGTGGATGCTGATG GAAACGGGACGATAGACTTCCCAGAGTTCCTGACCATGATGGCGAGGAAGATGAAGGACACAGACAGCGAGGAGGAGATCAGAGAAGCATTCCGTGTCTTTGATAAG GATGGGAATGGTTACATCAGCGCAGCTGAATTGCGTCACGTCATGACAAACCTTGGAGAGAAGTTGACCGACGAAGAGGTTGATGAGATGATCCGAGAAGCAGACATTGACGGAGACGGACAGGTTAACTACGAAG AATTTGTACAGATGATGACGGCGAAATGA